The sequence TTTGCTTCCCCACCTTTGTTCTTTCCCTGAGTTCCTCGGCCTTGGTCCATCTGGGCGAAGTGCCGGATCCGGAAACCGGAAAGATCTCCGAGAATATCGAAATAGCCAAGCACACCATCGACATCCTGGCCATGCTCGAGGAAAAGACCAAGGGCAACCTGGATGTCGAGGAATCCAAATTGCTCAAAGACATGCTCTTCGAATTGCGCATGCATTACGTGCGCAAGTCGTCGTAACGAGTTTTTAAATCATTAATCGCAGAGAGAACCATGCAACGCATTCCCGTCGGACTCGTGGGCGTGGCCGGATATACCGGCATGGAACTGTGCCGGCTTTTGGCCGGGCATCCGGAAATGGAACTCGTTCGGGCCACCAGCCGGAGCGAGGCAGGCAAGACTTTGGGACGGCTGCTGCCCCATCTGGCCGGGACCGGCTTGGCCGAGTTGGTGGTCACTCAGCCGGACACGGATGATCTGGCCGAGGTCTGCAAGCTGGTCTTTCTGGCCGTGCCCCACGGGACGGCCATGGACATGGCCGCGGAGCTGCTCCAAAAAGGCGTCCGGGTGGTGGACCTGAGCGCGGACTTCCGACTCCGTGATCCCCAGGTCTACGCCCAGTGGTACAACCTGGAGCACCGCCATGCCGATCTGCTGGATCAGGCGGTTTACGGCCTGCCGGAGCTGTACGCCCGGGACATCGCCCGGGCGGACCTGACGGCCAACCCCGGCTGCTATCCCACCAGCGTCCTGCTGGCCCTGGCCCCGGCCCTGCAGGTCGGGCTGGTGGAGCCGGACGGGATTGTTGCCGATTCCAAGTCCGGGGCCTCCGGGGCCGGGCGCAAGGCGGCCACGGCCACGTTGTTCTGCGAGGTCCACGACACCTTCCGGGCCTACGGCCTGGGCAAACATCGCCACACCCCGGAAATGGAGCAGGAAATGGGCAAGCTGGTCGGGGCTCCGGTGGTCTTGTCCTTCAATCCGCACCTGCTGCCCGTCGACCGGGGCATCCTGTCCACGGTCTACACCCGGCTGACCCGGTCCGTCACCGGAGAAGAAGTCCAGGAACTCTACCGCGAATTCTACTCCAGCCGTTCCGAGACCCTGGGCCCGACCGCCGGGGCCTGGGTGCGCGTCCACCCGCAAGGATCATGGCCGGAAACCCGTTTCACCCGCGGAACCATGTTCTGCGACCTCGGCCTGCTGGTGGATGCGCGGACAAACCGGCTGGTGATCGTCAGCGTCATCGACAACCTCTGCCGCGGCGCATCCGGCCAGGCCCTGGCCAACGCCAACCTGATGCTGGGCTTCGACCCGGCCCTAGGTTTGCCTGTTGCGCCTTTGGTGCCGTAATTGTCGGGTGATGAGAGCGGGAGAGCCAAAGCTTTGAGAGAAAGGGAGGTCAACATGCCAACACTTGAAAGCGTGAAGCAGCAGTTGGAAGAACTTCCTCCGGAATTGCTTCTCAATGTGGAGTTGTTTTTGAAAAATCTTCATGAGGATCGTGCTGGTCAGGAACCGGAAAATCTTCTGGAAAAGTTATCCTCATACGCTATCGCGGAGGATGATCTCCCACATGATTTGGCCCAAAATCATGATCACTATTTATATGGGGCACCCAGGAAATGAGTGTTCGTGTTTTTCTGGATACGGGCTATCTCCTTGCCTTGGTTCGGAAAAACGACCAGCATCACCAAGCGGCTTTGGCTGGGGCTGCCCGATTTACCGGGCCATACACAACAACCTCCCTGATATTGGTTGAGCTTGGGAACAGTCTTGCCGCTCCAGCATACAGAAATGTGGCGGTGGCCGTGATTGATGAGCTCAAAGCTGACTCACGGACGACCATCGTGGAGTTCAATTCGGGGTATTTTGAGAAAACATTCGATCTGTACAGAAATCGAATGGATCAGGGCTGGGGGTTTGTTGATTGCTTCTCGTTTCTGATCATGGAACATTATGGCATCCACACGGCCCTTTGTTTTGACAGCCACTTCAAACAGGCCGGGTTCGCTACTCCGCTGTTGTCTGAAGCGGCTTTTAGAACCCACTGAAGTGCTTGACCTCTTGGACATGATATGAGCTTGCCATGACTCCATTGATTTCTTTTTTTCCCCTCATCGCCCTGGCTCTCGGTCTCGTCCTGGGCAGTTTCTACAACGTCTGCATCCATCGCTATCTGACCGGGGAATCCATTGTCCTGCCGGCTTCGCATTGTCCGCGTTGCCGCAACGCGCTTTCCTGGTGGGAGAACATTCCGCTGATCAGCTTCATCCTGTTGCGCGGGCGGTGCCGGGCTTGCAAGGAGTCTATTTCCTGGCGTTATCCCATCGTGGAGGCGGTTTCCGGAGTCTGGGCCCTGCTGCTGGCAGTGCAATTCGGCCTGGGCTGGGAATGGCTCTTGTACATGATCGTCGGCGGATTGCTGATCATCATGAGCTTCATCGATTTTCAGGAATTCATCCTGCCGGACGTGTTCACGTTCCCTGGAGCAATGTTGGCTTTTGCCGGGACGGCGTTGCTGACCAACATGCCCTGGGTTGACTCCCTGTTGGGCGCGGTGATCGGCGCGGGGGCCTTCTGGTTGTTGCAGAAAGGGTATTATTTGCTGCGCGGAGTGGAGGGGCTGGGAACCGGGGACATCAAGCTGATGCTGATGCTCGGGGCCCTGGTGGGGTGGCAGGGGCTGCCGATGATGATTTTTCTGGCCGCGTTCACGGCCCTGGCGGCCAGCCTGGGCTACATGGCAAAAAATGCCCATCAGGGCATGCAGACCCGGATTCCCTTCGGCCCGTTCCTGAGCCTGGGAGCCATGCTTCAAATCTTGTACGGGCCGGTGTTAATGCAGCTTTTACTGCCCTTGGCGTAGCTCGGGGCGTATTCAGTTAGATGGGTTCGCATCGAACTTGACCCATGTCGGTGGAGTTGGCAACCTATTTGCAAAAACGCAAAGCATACGGATTTCACCTCCACCCAGGAGCACCCCCATGAAAATCAATCCAGATCAATCTTCCCTCGTGAAGGCGGATGCGGAACGGGATGTCCGGAGGGTGAACAGGGGCAGTGAACGGTTTGAAGATCTGCTCCTTCGCGCCACGGAAAACATCTCGTCCAACCAAAGTCCGCCGTCCGGCCCGGCACAGCCCCTGAGCACCGGGGACATGATGCATCTGACCCCGACCCAGATGCTCTTCCCCGTTGACAAAACCCCAGGATTCGAGAGCACGGCCATGGACTCCCTCGACAATCTGCTTTCGAGGTGGGAAAAATATGCCCACCAGTTGG comes from Desulfonatronum thiodismutans and encodes:
- a CDS encoding DUF1844 domain-containing protein, translated to MTEEIKITDRRVDHGKEGAEQGASAVEQAQADHQAGAGAFQGCVMPQVCFPTFVLSLSSSALVHLGEVPDPETGKISENIEIAKHTIDILAMLEEKTKGNLDVEESKLLKDMLFELRMHYVRKSS
- the argC gene encoding N-acetyl-gamma-glutamyl-phosphate reductase — protein: MQRIPVGLVGVAGYTGMELCRLLAGHPEMELVRATSRSEAGKTLGRLLPHLAGTGLAELVVTQPDTDDLAEVCKLVFLAVPHGTAMDMAAELLQKGVRVVDLSADFRLRDPQVYAQWYNLEHRHADLLDQAVYGLPELYARDIARADLTANPGCYPTSVLLALAPALQVGLVEPDGIVADSKSGASGAGRKAATATLFCEVHDTFRAYGLGKHRHTPEMEQEMGKLVGAPVVLSFNPHLLPVDRGILSTVYTRLTRSVTGEEVQELYREFYSSRSETLGPTAGAWVRVHPQGSWPETRFTRGTMFCDLGLLVDARTNRLVIVSVIDNLCRGASGQALANANLMLGFDPALGLPVAPLVP
- a CDS encoding type II toxin-antitoxin system VapC family toxin, producing the protein MSVRVFLDTGYLLALVRKNDQHHQAALAGAARFTGPYTTTSLILVELGNSLAAPAYRNVAVAVIDELKADSRTTIVEFNSGYFEKTFDLYRNRMDQGWGFVDCFSFLIMEHYGIHTALCFDSHFKQAGFATPLLSEAAFRTH
- a CDS encoding prepilin peptidase; amino-acid sequence: MTPLISFFPLIALALGLVLGSFYNVCIHRYLTGESIVLPASHCPRCRNALSWWENIPLISFILLRGRCRACKESISWRYPIVEAVSGVWALLLAVQFGLGWEWLLYMIVGGLLIIMSFIDFQEFILPDVFTFPGAMLAFAGTALLTNMPWVDSLLGAVIGAGAFWLLQKGYYLLRGVEGLGTGDIKLMLMLGALVGWQGLPMMIFLAAFTALAASLGYMAKNAHQGMQTRIPFGPFLSLGAMLQILYGPVLMQLLLPLA